One Nicotiana sylvestris chromosome 12, ASM39365v2, whole genome shotgun sequence genomic window carries:
- the LOC104213330 gene encoding uncharacterized protein codes for MDTTGCGTTPSTSKSRAEVLWEDMDDITGFDSSIDDELDSYLNQGLENIKDEEGKEQLLSWWRERGKAFPTLSIMVRDILAIQASSVASESAFSAARFQIGDHRHSLAEDSLEISVLFRDWINAERRNLGFEKLTTREEEEYNEILTTGSDDDTKLMEHQSTLPIPAECPRDIIDKLQRSYIAAYKYYVYFVAILSGYTVTPRFSTFLHLCLFVSLSFLSPFWFIGIGSDREFIYHVIGEVIKAGATGFCIGDTLGCNLPSEFGQLIADIKANTPGVEDVIISTHCHDDLGLATANTLAGVCAGARLVDVTVNGIGERAGNGSLEEIVMTLKCRGEQVLGGLCTGINSKHIIETSKMVEEYSGLEVQAHKAIVGANGFSHESSLHQDLVTY; via the exons atggATACAACTGGTTGTGGAACTActccttctacttctaagtctagagcagaagttttatgggaagatatggatgatataacaggttttgattcctctattgatgatgaacttgattcttatcttaatCAAGGATTGGAAAATATTAAAGACGAAGAAGGCAAGGAACAACTTTTGTCATGGTGGAGGGAGCGTGGCAAGGCTTTTCCAACACTTTCAATTATGGTCCGAGATATCCTGGCTATTCAAGCATCATCAGTAGCATCGGAGAGCGCTTTTAGCGCGGCAAGATTTCAAATTGGAGATCATAGACATTCATTAGCGGAGGACAGTCTagagatttccgtattattcagagattggattaatgcagaaagaagaaatcttggttttgaaaaattaactactagggaagaagaagaatacaatgagatactaACCACTGGGAGCGATGACGACACGAAGCTCATGGAACATCAATCAACATTGCCAATTCCAGCAGAATgtccgagagatattattgataagttacaaagaagctatatagcagcttacaaatatta CGTATATTTTGTTGCCATATTATCTGGATATACAGTAACCCCTCGATTCTCAACATTTTTGCATCTTTGTCTTTTTGTGAGTCTTagttttctttctcctttttggTTTATTGGTATCGGATCTGATAGAGAGTTCATTTATCATGTTATCGGAGAAGTTATCAAAGCTGGCGCAACAGGCTTTTGCATCGGTGATACTCTTGGATGCAATTTGCCCAGTGAATTTGGACAATTAATTGCTGACATAAAAGCCAATACTCCAGGAGTCGAAGATGTAATCATTTCAACACACTGTCACGACGATCTTGGCCTTGCTACTGCCAACACCTTAGCT GGAGTGTGTGCAGGGGCAAGATTAGTAGATGTGACTGTCAACGGCATTGGTGAAAGAGCTGGAAATGGTTCTCTAGAGGAG ATTGTGATGACACTAAAATGTCGTGGAGAGCAAGTACTCGGTGGTCTCTGCACTGGGATTAATTCAAAGCATATAATCGAGACAAGCAAAATG GTAGAAGAGTACAGTGGGCTTGAGGTGCAGGCACATAAGGCCATTGTTGGAGCTAATGGATTTTCCCATGAAAGTAGCCTCCATCAG GATCTTGTCACCTACTGA